The following coding sequences lie in one Miscanthus floridulus cultivar M001 chromosome 9, ASM1932011v1, whole genome shotgun sequence genomic window:
- the LOC136483628 gene encoding uncharacterized protein has product MSSFNNKNLLVAGFTMALLLIVASHRATAACESRTGIVCTSDDMCVAICLQRGGGYTGGYCSTEHVVGDPSCVCTPCAAQSTTAALAEEQRAGNGDAGGMGMAN; this is encoded by the exons ATGTCGTCGTTCAACAACAAGAATCTATTGGTGGCTGGGTTCACCATGGCATTGCTGCTCATCGTCGCGTCGCATC GCGCGACAGCAGCCTGCGAGTCGAGGACGGGGATCGTGTGCACGTCCGACGACATGTGCGTGGCCATCTGCCTGCAGAGGGGCGGCGGCTACACCGGCGGCTACTGCTCCACGGAGCACGTCGTGGGCGACCCCTCGTGCGTGTGCACCCCCTGCGCTGCGCAATCGACGACGGCGGCTCTGGCGGAGGAGCAGCGGGCCGGCAACGGAGACGCCGGCGGGATGGGAATGGCCAACTGA